CCCGGGTCGTCGGGGCCGGCGCGTTCTCGGTCGCGTACGTCGGTGACGGATCCGACCAGGCGGTCGCGGTCACACAACGGGGCATCGAGACGTCACAGGACGGCGGCAGGACGTGGCAGGTGGTCACCCAGCCCGGTGTGTTGCCGGGGCGGCCAGCGGCCCGGGCTGGTGACGGTCACGGCGCGGTGTGGGTGGTCACCGAGGAACCGCGCAGCCTGCAACGCAGCCACGACGGGGGACGAACCTGGGAGGAGGTCGCTCGCGCGTGACCCTGCGATCTCGCCGCGGTGGCGTCGATCAGCTGACGGAGCGCCGGCCGACGCCGGAACCGACCGTCGAGGCTCCCGCCGCTCGCCGCTCGTGATCGGCGGTCACCGACCAGGTGACCCCTCGGCGGGTCCGGCTGCGTCTGGTGAGGACGTTCGCGGCCGTCGACCCCGTGGCCGCCACCGCCGCAGCCCAGCTCGGTCGCGCTCCGTCCAGGAGGTCGTTCCAGTACACGGCCCACCCGCTGGCCACGGCGCGTCCGATGGCCGGGGCGGTCAGCACACGTCCCGCGGCGGCCGCCACGCGGGGACGGGGCAGGAGTGCCGCGTGGACAGCGGCGTTCACGCCGTGGAACCGGGCGTAGGACCGAGCGACGAAGCGGCGGTACGCGGGCGCTGGACACCCGGGTTGGGCGAGGATCGCCTCAGCCGCGCCCCGTCCGCTGCCCATGGCCTGGCAGATCCCCTCTCCCTGCAGCGGGTTGACGAGGCCGGCTGCGTCGCCGACGAGGAGGACCCGATCACGGCCGGGGACGGCCCCCACCATCCCGAGCCGCAGCCATCCACCTCGTCGCGTCGCGGGGTCTGGAGGCCGTTGCAGCATGCGGCTGCGGTGTAGGTCAGCGAAGAAGCGGTCGACCAGCGGGGCGAGCTGCGCGCCGCCACGCCGGTCGTGCAGCGCCCCGATCCCCAGCCCGACGTTGGCCCGACCGTCCGGGCCGGGGAAGAGCCAGCCGTAGCCGGGCAACGCCCGCCACCGTTGCGGTTCCCACAGCACGATGGTGGGCACATCGACGTCGGCGTCGACGTACCAGCGGAGTGCCAGGCCCCACAGTGCGGCCGTCGGCGCGACGAGCTCGGTCGCCCGCCCGACCGTGCTCAGCGCCCCGTCGGCCCCCACCACGACATCGGCGTGAACGCGGCTGCGGTCGGACAGCGCGAAGCCGGCCAGCCCGTCTCGCCCCATGATCGGTGTGGTCGCCGACGCGCGGCGGAAGTCGGCGCCGGCGTCGCGTGCGGCTTCCAACAGGTGGGCGTCGAACCGGACACGCGGGACGATGATCCCGTGATCGGCGTAGGTCCGCCCGAGGTGACGAGGATGGTCAACGGCACGTCCGGTCGGGCCGACCACCCGCATCCCGGTGACGTCGAGCGCGCCGGGCGTGTCGATCCCGAGATCATCGAGGAGCTGCACACCGCGTGGACCGACCAGATCGCCGCAGGCCTTGTCGCGGGGGAAGATCGCCTTGTCGACGATGGCCACGCGGGCGCCGGCCCTGGCCAGGACCAGCGCCGCCACGCACCCTGAAGGCCCAGCGCCGACGACCAGGACGTCACAACCGTGCTGGCTCACACCTCACCTCCTCACGTCTACGGTACGACGGCCATGAGCGCACCTGCCCCACCGACCGCCACCGACCGCAACGACTCCGCCCGGCGGCTGTTCCGTGGTCTGCCGCCGCGTTACGACGTGCTGGCTGAGGTGCTGTCGTTCGGGCAGAACGGCCGGTGGCGGCGGACGATGGTCGACCAGGTGGTCGCGGCCCGGCCCGGCACGGTCCTGGACGTGGCCACCGGCACGGCGGGGGTGGCCCGTCAGCTGGCCCGCCGCACGGGCGCGGACGTGACCGGGATCGACCTGACCGAGCAGATGCTGCGCCGGGGACAGGCAGCGGTCGCCGAGGACGGTCAGGCAGACCGGATCCGGCTGGCGGTCGGGCGGGCGGAGCAGCTGCCGTTCGCCGACGCGACGTTCGATGCGCTGACCTTCACCTACCTGATGCGGTACGTCGCCGATCCACCGGCCACGCTCCGCGAACTGGCGCGTGTGGTGGCCCCCGGTGGCGTGATCGCGTCGCTCGAGTTCCACGTCCCCGCGCAGGCCGCGTGGCGCGGGCTGTGGTGGCTGTACACCCGGGTCGGTCTCCCCGCGTTGGGCGCTCTCGCGGGTCGGTCGTGGTACGAGGTGGGGCGTTTCCTCGGGCCGAGCATCAGCGAGCACGGCCGCCACTGGCCGGTGGCCCGGATGCTGGCGGCGTGGCACGACGCCGGGATCGTCGCCGTCGACCACCGCATCATGAGCCTCGGTGGCGGTGCGGTCATATGGGGGAGGAGAGCCGGTGGCTGAACGCCCCGGACCCAAGGCCGGGGAGCGACGCCCCGCGTTCTACGCCGCCGGCTCCGGAGGCTGGCGGGACTGGTGGACGATCCTGCATCCCCCGTACACCCTGTGGCATCTGAGCTACGTCGCGCTGGGTGCCGGCCTGGCGCCGCAGCTGGACGTGGGCAGGTTGGTGGCGACGCTGGTGGCGTTCTTCCTGGCCCTGGGGATCGCGGCGCACGCGCTCGACGAACTCAACGGTCGGCCGCTGTCGACCGCCATCTCCGACCGGGTGCTGATGGTCGCCTCGGGCCTGTCACTGGCCGCGGCGGCAGCGATCGGGATCGTGATGCTGATCCGTGTCGCTGCGGGCCCCGGGTTCGTGGCCGGGGCGATCGCGCTGATCGCGATCGGAGTCGTCCTCGTCGTCGGGTACAACCTGGAGCTGTTGGGTGGACGTCTGCACACCCACGCCGGTTTCGCGGCGGCCTGGGGCGCGTTCCCGGTCGTCACCGCATACTACGCCCAGGCCGAGCGGCTGGCCGGGCCGGCGATCCTCGCAGCCGGCGCTGCGTTCGCGGTGTCGTGGGCGCAGCGGGCGCTGAGCACACCCGCGCGGTTCGTGCGT
The genomic region above belongs to Actinomycetota bacterium and contains:
- a CDS encoding exo-alpha-sialidase: RVVGAGAFSVAYVGDGSDQAVAVTQRGIETSQDGGRTWQVVTQPGVLPGRPAARAGDGHGAVWVVTEEPRSLQRSHDGGRTWEEVARA
- a CDS encoding NAD(P)/FAD-dependent oxidoreductase, with the translated sequence MSQHGCDVLVVGAGPSGCVAALVLARAGARVAIVDKAIFPRDKACGDLVGPRGVQLLDDLGIDTPGALDVTGMRVVGPTGRAVDHPRHLGRTYADHGIIVPRVRFDAHLLEAARDAGADFRRASATTPIMGRDGLAGFALSDRSRVHADVVVGADGALSTVGRATELVAPTAALWGLALRWYVDADVDVPTIVLWEPQRWRALPGYGWLFPGPDGRANVGLGIGALHDRRGGAQLAPLVDRFFADLHRSRMLQRPPDPATRRGGWLRLGMVGAVPGRDRVLLVGDAAGLVNPLQGEGICQAMGSGRGAAEAILAQPGCPAPAYRRFVARSYARFHGVNAAVHAALLPRPRVAAAAGRVLTAPAIGRAVASGWAVYWNDLLDGARPSWAAAVAATGSTAANVLTRRSRTRRGVTWSVTADHERRAAGASTVGSGVGRRSVS
- a CDS encoding class I SAM-dependent methyltransferase codes for the protein MSAPAPPTATDRNDSARRLFRGLPPRYDVLAEVLSFGQNGRWRRTMVDQVVAARPGTVLDVATGTAGVARQLARRTGADVTGIDLTEQMLRRGQAAVAEDGQADRIRLAVGRAEQLPFADATFDALTFTYLMRYVADPPATLRELARVVAPGGVIASLEFHVPAQAAWRGLWWLYTRVGLPALGALAGRSWYEVGRFLGPSISEHGRHWPVARMLAAWHDAGIVAVDHRIMSLGGGAVIWGRRAGG